The genomic DNA ACCGTACGGAAGGCGATGCCCAACGCGGGCTGGTCGAAGGAACGTTCCGTCTCGGTGAGCAGCTCGCCTATGCAGTCCGGGTGGGATATGAACAGGCAGCGGTTCCGGCCGAAACGCCAGCGCACCATGTCGCCGTACCCGCGCAGCCGCTCGAAGAACGCGAGCGGGTCCTTGGCGAACTGCGGCATGCTCCCGAGGAGCGGCAGTCCCTTCGGGCCCGGTACGGGTGCCGGGGTGCGGGAGGCGGCGTCGAGCGCCGTGCCGGTCTCCGTGGACATCAAAGGACTCCGCTCACTGGTGGCGCACCACTGCGGTGCGCGGTGACTCGTCCCCCATCGAACAGGACGGGGTCACGGCTCCACCAGGGCGCGGGACCGGCATGGCCGGTATCCGTCATCGGCCTTGTGGAGCACGTGAGTTGCCGAGGGTATCCGTAGTCCGTCCGATGTTCGAGCGAGCGTCGCGCGGGGGTGTCACGACGACCTGGTACGCGTCCTCGTACACGATCGTGCCGGGCTCGGAGGACTCGATCCGTTCGCACTCCACCCGGTGTTCGGCCAGCAGCGCGAGATAGCCGTCGACCCGCTCGATGAGCTCCACGGCCGTCACCTTGAACCAGGCCGCGGCGCCCGGGTTCACCGCGGGGTCGTAGACGGACGGATCGGTATCGGACGGGTTGGGGTAGTTGCTGTCGTACCAGTCGTTGCCGGCGCGCAGGAACCGGTACTGCTCCTCGCTCAGCCTGCCCTCCCCGGCCAGGCCGTTGGCGAGGGCGAACACCCCGGGAAAGTGCCCCCTCGGGCTGCGCACGGTGCTCTGGAACCTCACATACAGCGCCTCGCTCAACAGAACGCTCCCTCCGGGCCGGTGAGTGACGGGTCCCAGGGTAGGGGCGACGGCCATCACCCGGGCCGTGCGTACCGCCGGGGCCGGTGCGCCGCGCAACCGGGAGAAGGACGGGCGTCACAGACCGACGATCAGCTGAATGCAGACGATCTTGACCAGGATGGCGAGCGCGAACAGTGTCGAGTAGCCGTTGTTGATCCGGCTGTCGCTCGCCCGGCTGTTGGCGTACGCCACGATCGCCGGGTTGCCCACATAGCCGGACAGCAGGCCCATGGTCCGCTCCCGGCTCTGCCCCAGCACCTTGGCGACGAGCACCATCAGCGCGTAGCTGACCACCGCGCCGATCGCCAGGACCGCCGCCAGTTTCAGCCCGAACAGCGAGAAGGCGTTCTCCCGGAACGAGTAGCCGGAGGTGAGTCCGACGATCGCGAGGAACAGCAGCAGCCCGATCTGGCGCAGCGTCAGGTTGGCGCGGGTGGGCAGGGTCCACACGAGCGGTCCGGTGCGCCGTCGCCAGCCCAGGATCATGCCCATCACCAGCGGTCCGGCCCCCGTGCCCAGTGCCAGGGTGGTGCTTCCCAGGGTCAGTGACGGGATCCCGATCAGGAAGCCGAGGGACAGGCCGAGCCCCAGACTGACCGCGCTCACCTCGCTCACCTTCGCCTCCGTGTCGCCGAGGTACGCGGTGACCTCGCTCGTCCGTTCGCGCGGCATGACCACCCGGACCCGGTCGTCGAGCTGGAGCACGAGATCGTCGTGGGCGAGCATGTCGAAGTCGCCGCGCCGTACCCGGCTGACGGCCGCGCCGTACCGCTCGGCGAGACCGAGCCCGGCGACGGTGCGGCCGGCGAGGTCCGGGTTGGTCAGCAGGATCCGCCGGTAGTCCACGGCACTGCGGTCGTCCAGCAGGTGGAGCGGGGCCAGGGAGCCGAGGTCGCCGGTCGCGGCCCGCACGTCGTCCTCTCCGCCGACGAGCACGACGAGGTCGCCGGGGCGCAGCCGGTCCAGGTCCCCGGCCACCCGGGTACGGCCCCCGGCCGGCCGGTACTCGCTGGCCAGTACCCGGTGCTCGGCGACGCCCGGAACCTCGGCCCAGACACGGTCGTGGGCCACGTGGACCGTACGGGTGACGAGGGTGGACGGCAGACCCGAGTCCGGGTCGCGGCGGGCGGTCCAGCTGCGGCGGGCCGCGATCGCGGAGACGAACATGATGGTGATGACCACGGCGAGCGGGTAGCCGATGGCGTACCCCACGGCGGGCTCGGTGGGGTCCCGCGAGGCGTCCTGGGCGGCCGCCAGACCGGGAGTGGTGGTCCCGATGCCCGCGTATCCGCCCGCGAGGAACGGCCCGCTGATCCCGAACCCGCTGTGGCCGATGAAGCCGACGACGACGGCGGTGACGGCGAGCGCCACGACGGCTCCGGCCATCACCGGGAGCTGGCCGCGCAGTTCACGGAAGAACGCGGGGCCGGATTCCAGCCCGACCGTGTAGACGTACAGGGCGAGTCCCAGCGCGGAGACCCCGGCGGGCACGGAGGCGGCGATGTCCTCGTCGAGCGCTCCGACGAGCAGGCCGACGAAGAGGACTCCCGCGGCGCCGAGCTTCACCGGTCCGAACCGCACCATGCCGAGCAGCGCGCCGACCGTGATCACGGAGAAGACGGCCACCCACGGATTGTCCGCGAAGAACTGCCACATCGGTTGTTCCTCCCCGTCTCGAAGCGCCGGAGCCGCTGTCCGGGCCCAGGATCTTCGAGGTCGGCGCGGCCTGCCACTCGGCACAGGACGGCGCCCCGGCCCCCGGTGGGGGGACGGGGCGCCGTCATCCGTCGGCCGGACGGGTGGTCAGACGCCCGGGGGCACCCGGGACGGGCGGCCGCCGCCGCGTGTCAGGGAGTAGCCGAACACGGCCGCGAGCGCCGCGAGCACTCCGCCGCCCGCGGTCCACAGCCAGCGGTCCGTCCACCAGCCGGAGCTCCAGCCGTCGTCCGGTTCGCCGCCCGGCGACACCCGGGGCCCGGACGCGTCGCTGTCGGCCGAGGCGTCGTCGGAGGAGTCGTCCGAGGCCTGGCGGGCCGAGGACGCGCCCGGCACCAGCGGCTCGGAGAGCGTCCCGTCCACGTCGTGGGCGCCGCCCTTGTCGACCGAGGTGACCTTCATCTCGGCCCCGATCGGCAGACCGAGATCGGTGGCGGGCAGACCGAGGACGGTCAGCCGCACGTAGTAGCTGCCGGGCAGCGGGTCGTCCGCCCAGGGTTCGGACCAGGCCCGCACGGTGCGCAGCACACAGGACAGCTCGACCGACGCCGCGTCGGCCGCCGCCTTCCTGGTCTGGTGGCCGTACATACAGGCCTGACGGCGCCGCAGTCCGTCGTACACATCGATCTGCCAGGTCGACGCGCCGTGCCGGGTGGCACTCTCCGGCAGCGTGACCCTCGCCCTGACGGTGGCGCGCTGTCCGGCGTCGGCCGGGAAGACCCAGTACAGATAGTCGCCCGCGGAGGCGTCGGCGGTGCCGCGCTGCCCCTGCTGGAGCGAGGTGGCGGTACGGAAGGTGGTGCCCGCCTCGGTGGGTCCGGCCTTCTCGGTGCCGTCCTCGCCGGCGCTCGCCGTGGCCGACGGGCCGTCGGCCACGGCGGCCCCGGCCGAGGTGAGCAGGGTGAGCCCGGCGAGCAGCGCTCCGGCGAAGGCGCGCTTCACGCCGTTCACGCGGTTCGGGCCGCTCGCGCGGTGGTGGGTCCTACGCATCAGTTGGTCCTCCATACGGCGACGCGCCAGCGCGAGATCCAGCCGGTCAGCAGACCCGCGAGCAGACCGGTGAGAACCAGGAGGCCCAGCAGCCACCAGCCCCTGCCGAGTCCGAACGCGGCGGGGTCGGAGGCGTTGTCCGGGCCGTCCACCAGGTCCACCGTCAGTTCGACGGGCAGTCCGGGGGTGGTCTTCACGGAGGCGGAGGCAGCCGAGAAGGAGTGGGAGAGCTGGAGGCAGACGGCCTCGGCGGCCGGTTTCCCGTCATCGTCGTCCTCCAGTTCCGGCTTGGGGTAGCGCAGTCCGGAGGAGATCACATCCGTACGGCCGGTGCCGGACTCCGAGCCCCGTACGATCTCCCTGCCGTGCGTCGTCACCGCCCGGACCAGTACGCCGTAGTCGTTGCCGACGGCACGGTCCGCGGCCACGCTCACGGAAGCGCGCAGTTCCTGACCGGGCAGGACGTCCACCCGGTACCAGCGGTGCCGGCCGAACTCCTGGCGGTCGGTGTAGAGACCGGCCTTGAGCCGGGGTGCGGCGGAACAGCTGTCCGCGCCCTCGGTCGCCACCGGGGTGATGACGGGCTCGGCTGCCCGGTCCACCAACTGCGAGACGCGGTCGGAGAGTTCCTCGGTGTGCTGGACAGCGGTGTAGGTGCCGCCGGTGGCCTCGGCGATACAGGTCAGCTGCTGCCGGATCTTGGCGTTGGGCACCAGGCCCAGCGTGTCGATGACGAGGTGCACTCCGCGGGCGGCGATGTCCCGGGCGACCTCGCACGGGTCGAGCGGTCCGCAGGTGTCCTCGCCGTCGGTGATGAGCACGATCCTGCGGGTCGACTCACCCTCCCCGAGGTCGTCGGCCGCGCCCAGCAGGGCCGGGCCGATCGGGGTCCAGCCGGTGGGCGCCAGGGTGGCGACCGCGGTCTTCGCCTCGGTGCGGTCGAGCGGGCCGACCGGGTAGAGCTGCTTGGTGTCCTTGCAGCCGACCTTGCGGTCGTCGCCCGGGTAGTCGGCGCCCAGGGTCCGGATGCCGAGCTGAACCTCCTCGGGCACCCCGTCCAGGACGTCGTTGAACGCCTTCTTCGCCGCGGTCATGCGGGACTGGCCGTCGATGTCGCGGGTGCTCATGGAGCCGCTGACGTCGAGGACCAGTTCGACCTTGGGCGGTGCGGAGGCGCGGGGTTCGTCGGCGGCGGCCGGGAGCGCGGTGCCGAGCCCGGCGGTCAGAGTGGCAAGCGCTATGCACACCCCGGCCGTCAGCCGTTTTCTTGTGATCATCGCCGGATCTTATTGAAGATCAGTTCGCATCCCAAAACGGATGGTGCGCGGGGGGACGTCCCCCTCGCGCTCAGCCGCCGAGCAGTGGCTCCGAGGCCCGTTCCAGTACCGAGGTGACCCGCTGCCAGGTTTCCATATCCCTTGGTACGGGCGTGAGTTGACGGTCCGTGGTGGAAGGGGCCTGCGCGTTCCAGGAGGCGGACAGGGCCACCGGGTCGCCGCCTCGGGCCGCCGAGGCGGCGAGCGCGGCGGCGCCGCGGGCGACCAGTTCGCCGCTGCCGGGAACGACCAGGGGGCGGCCGGAGAGCCTGCGTACGGTCTCCACCCAGGTCCGCCCCCGGGTGCCGCCGCCGATCAGCCGCAGTGGCCGGGCGGCGATCTCGGGGGAGGCCGGGTCGAGACCGCAGGCCCGCAGCAGTTCGTCGAGCGCCCGCAGGACGGTGACGGCGGCCCCCTCGTAGGCGGCGCCGAGCAGTTGCCGCGCGGTGGTGTCGTGACGCAGGCCGGTGAGCAGTCCGGCGGCGGCGGGGAGGTCCGGAGTGCGTTCGCCGTCCAGGTAGGGGAGCAGCACCGTCCCGCCCCCGGGGGCGGCGTCCTCGCGGTCCAGGTTCAGCAGGGCGGCGACCTTGTCGACGGCGAGCGTGCAGTTCAGCGTGCAGGCCAGCGGGAGGTAGGTGCCGTCCGCCCCGGCGAAGCCGGAGAGGGACG from Streptomyces sp. NBC_00654 includes the following:
- a CDS encoding aspartate:alanine exchanger family transporter is translated as MWQFFADNPWVAVFSVITVGALLGMVRFGPVKLGAAGVLFVGLLVGALDEDIAASVPAGVSALGLALYVYTVGLESGPAFFRELRGQLPVMAGAVVALAVTAVVVGFIGHSGFGISGPFLAGGYAGIGTTTPGLAAAQDASRDPTEPAVGYAIGYPLAVVITIMFVSAIAARRSWTARRDPDSGLPSTLVTRTVHVAHDRVWAEVPGVAEHRVLASEYRPAGGRTRVAGDLDRLRPGDLVVLVGGEDDVRAATGDLGSLAPLHLLDDRSAVDYRRILLTNPDLAGRTVAGLGLAERYGAAVSRVRRGDFDMLAHDDLVLQLDDRVRVVMPRERTSEVTAYLGDTEAKVSEVSAVSLGLGLSLGFLIGIPSLTLGSTTLALGTGAGPLVMGMILGWRRRTGPLVWTLPTRANLTLRQIGLLLFLAIVGLTSGYSFRENAFSLFGLKLAAVLAIGAVVSYALMVLVAKVLGQSRERTMGLLSGYVGNPAIVAYANSRASDSRINNGYSTLFALAILVKIVCIQLIVGL
- a CDS encoding VWA domain-containing protein, translated to MITRKRLTAGVCIALATLTAGLGTALPAAADEPRASAPPKVELVLDVSGSMSTRDIDGQSRMTAAKKAFNDVLDGVPEEVQLGIRTLGADYPGDDRKVGCKDTKQLYPVGPLDRTEAKTAVATLAPTGWTPIGPALLGAADDLGEGESTRRIVLITDGEDTCGPLDPCEVARDIAARGVHLVIDTLGLVPNAKIRQQLTCIAEATGGTYTAVQHTEELSDRVSQLVDRAAEPVITPVATEGADSCSAAPRLKAGLYTDRQEFGRHRWYRVDVLPGQELRASVSVAADRAVGNDYGVLVRAVTTHGREIVRGSESGTGRTDVISSGLRYPKPELEDDDDGKPAAEAVCLQLSHSFSAASASVKTTPGLPVELTVDLVDGPDNASDPAAFGLGRGWWLLGLLVLTGLLAGLLTGWISRWRVAVWRTN